The segment GGATGTATTCCTCAATGTTACTCACATCCCTTTTGGAATCTCCGAATCGGCTGTCGTTAAGACGCGTGAGAGTATCATATTGATATAAGGCGTCGACGAGCTTGAGGCTCGATTTGACGTTCAGGATGAGAAGAGGCATCTTTTGAGACTCAGCAATGGCATGGGCCAGCATGGTCTTGCCCGTTCCCGGTTCGCCCTTCAAAAGCAACGGCATTTCCAGCGCAATGGAGATATTCACTATCTTGGCCAATTCTTCATCCAACACGTATTTGGATGCGCCGGCGAAGAATAGAGAGGTAGAATCAAGAGGCATAAATTTGGGCTCCTTCTTTTTTCCGAATAGATTTAAGAAAAACATAATCGTGAATTTCCGAAAAAGTAGACAGCGTTCTTTTAAATGTATCCCCGTAGGGATTGGATTGTAAATTTTTATTACTGTTTGTGTTAAAGAGTCAACAACCATCTTCTGTATGGAAGTTTGGGGTTAACGAGGAAAGAGGACGTAATCGCTGAATAGACCGTGAATCAGGCCGAATGTGTCAGGACACTTTTTTGACTTGACATCCGACTTAAAGGCTGGCTAAGTTACGACAGTCAATTGTGAGGCAAGGATTTGTAAATTCGGACGTTTCAAGGCGTGAAAAAAAGGGTTGACAACCTTGCGGATTTCTGTAATAAAGTTAAAACACATGCAGAGCTATATTTTTTGGAGGCTATCCAAATATGGTATTAAAGCTTCCTTTGGAAAGGATTGATGAAAGGAGGATGAGGGTATGGTTAAGAGAACATTAGTCGTTCTCGGTGTTTTGTCTCTGACGCTGATGGTGGCGGGGACTTCATTCGGCTTTATCGGTGGTGGTGGTTGTGGTACCCAATGTGGTGGGCCGTTGTATGTTCCTGTTGATTGTCCTGACATGGGTGTCGCCAAGACCATAGTTAAGACTTGGCAGTGCAAGATTGAGGGTCCGTGCCCTGCGCCTACGCCGGCTTGCGGTTCATCATGCAAGACTGGGCCAAGACCTGGTATGTTGTGCTCATTGTTGACTGCTGTCGCTCACCCGTGTGAAATGTTATTCGGCGGTTTTGATGGCGTATATGGCTGCTTCCCTGGCTTTGGCGGCGGCGCTGGCGGTGGAGACAGGGGCTGTGGTTCCCCGTTTGGTGGCGGTTTTGGTGGGGTATTTGGTTCCGGCGCGGCAATGCTGTCCGGTGATTCCACCATTTTTGGAGCTCTATGGTAAATCGTGAGACCATAACCTTGTGAGAAAAACAATACATAGGGCCGGACTCGGTGCCCGGTCCTATTGATTAAATCCACAAGCGTTGAACTGATGAATAATTCAGCATGGTTAGATCGGTTTATGGTAGTAAAAAATCCTTGACAACTCTTCAAATTTGAGTTAACAATAGCGCAAAATATACGCGCTAGATTTTACGAAATATAATCTTGATGTCCGGTTTGTAAACTGGAACGTCTTGAATGAAAGGAGGATGAGGGTATGGTTAGAAAATCCGTTGTAGCTCTTGGAATCCTGGCTGTGCTAACACTAGGAGTTGGGATGTCCTGGGGTTACACCGTAAGCTCGTGGCCGGTTCCGGGTATCCCGAACACAACTTTTGGTGGAGGATCTTCTTGTCTGAACGTATCTCCTGAAGATGTCACACTGAGGGGTCCTGTCGCTCCCGCTTGTGAACCACCGTTGATTCCGGGTATTATCCATGCGGCTTTGAGTGTTCCTTGTAGGGCTGTTGGTCTTGTCATGTCTCCTATATTCACCGGTAGGCTTATTCCTGGCGAAAGCTGCTGCCCCGTTGAGTTGGACGGCCCGGCTTATGTTACAGCCGCGGTTCCTTGCACACCAGTTAATATTTACACAGCGCCCAGGGGCTGGTAATCTAGAAGTCGGGAATTTATTCCCTGAAAAGGCCGGGCTAACCCCCGGCTTTTTTTGTTCTCCATGATTTCATCACTCCTTGGGAAAACAGTGATCCAACGTTAGCGGCAGCGATCTGAAATGGTTCCAAATACTGGCTAATACAGAATCGTGACGGTGTGTAATCACAAGTCTAAACGGCAGATTATCCACCCTTCGCTGGACAGCATCCAATAAACCTCGGAACATTTGTTGTGCCGGCGGATACCTCCCATGGAGCAATGACGGTAGTCCTTAACGAAGACTTGAGCGTTTGGGGTCACTCGCGGGGAAGGGCAAGAAAAGGGGGGAAATATCAGCCCGGTTTCCCGGAAGTGGCACGCTTGCCTACAACCGACTCCTTGTGCAGGAAAAAAGCAATAATACAGATAAGCGCAGTCACAAACATCAACGATCCACCGAAAGCGAACATGAAGGGCAGCCCGTTGATCTTCCCTATAAAGCCCCAGAGAAGGACGGACAGGTTTATGCCCACTCCAAATGATCCAGTGAACAAGGACACCACGATAGCGCGATTGGCGTCATTTGACTTGTCAACCATCCGAGCCATCATTGCGGGATATGAAAGTCCCTGAGTCGCACCAAATAGTATCCCCAGATATATGGTTTGAATCATGGACTGAATTTGGGACGTCGCTACCAATAGCGCCCCAAAGCCCAGCAAGCAGACAAGGATGAGTCTGTCTCGGTTCATCCTGTCTACGACGTTTCCCAAAACCAGCCTAACGATGATTAATGTCGCGCCGTATGATGTGAAAAAGATGCCGGCCCTAATGCCCAGACTCTTTGCATAAAGGGGAAAAAACGTATTCATGGCTGCAAAGCCCGAACCAAACACCGCAACCAGTGACATCATTGCCACATGCTTTCCCTGAATCACGGTAGGAAAGAATCTCACCTTGGAAACCCTTGACTGAATACAAATAAAAGGTTCCTTGAAAGCCAGCCCCAGGCAGGCCCCGACAATTCCAAAAGTCGCCAAAAGAGCAAAGTATGCGTTGAATCCAAAATGAATTATAACGGTTTCGCCCAGATAAGGCCCAACTGCCACAGCGAGGGAGCCGGATATGCCATATAGACCGATGCCCTGGACTCTCTTATTAAAAGGCAACAGGTCCACGAGAGCGGTAGAGCAGGCATTGAAGCATGCAGCGAAGGCGAGCCCCTGAATTAGCCTGATTATCAGCATCCACGGTGAGTAGTAATGGAACAACATAAACGCAAGATTTGATATCCCAACGACAAATATACCAACTACCATGAATCCCTTCCGCCCGTAGCGGTCAATCAGGGGCGCTATGAAAGGCAACACTCCCAGTGACGTAATCCCCGCGGATGCCATTAGAACGCCTATATCTCCGGTGTTCGCGCCCAGTTCTGATACGAAAATAGATAGGAAACTCCAGGCTGAAACAACCAGGAAAAGAAAGAAGTTTGAGGCGGCGAGGACAAGAAATCGAGTGTTGGTTACAAATTCGAGCATCTGAAAGTGGGTCTAACCTAAATCAGGACCTTGAGGGCCGATTCAACCGGGCCCGCAGGATTTAGGGGCCGTAAAATAATAATAGGCCGAATTCGTATGACGAAATCGGCCTCATCATGTCAGCTCATAAATATTTATAATTAATCAGCTCGGGAAAAGCAACCGAAGCCATGGAATAAGTGACTAATTCCTGTCCTTCCAAAGAAATCGTCTAGGCGTTTTTCCAGATCCAGAATCAGTAGAGTAGGGCGGGACAGAGTTCATCGGCTGCCCGATACCGGGTGCGCCACCAGTAGTGGAATCCTGGGGCGCTTGGTAAGGCTGAACACCGGAGTTGCGACCCGTAATGTCTTCTTCTTTGACTTTGGGAGCTGATTGATCGATCTCTCTCCTCGGCGTTTCCACCGCGGCGCAGCTCAAAAGACCGACGAGAGCAAACAAAATAGTTAGAGATTTAATAAGGTCAATGAACATGACGGCGCTTCTCCATAAAAACATGAGCGGACATATCCATTTCACCTAGCCTCACGCATTTTCCAATAATAGTCAATCTCATAAAACATAACAGATCTATCGCCTCAGTTAGATTCGTTTTTGAGGCTCCGGCGTTCTCATAACCCTAAGAATTCTGTATACGACTACGGCGTTCGTATGGATGGCCAAATAAATAAGCGCACATAATGGAACAAGGAAGCTAATTGGGCTCAGTAATCCTGAAAGCGCTACAAAAGCTGTCCTGGATCCCTTACTTGCCAGAGTGGGACGCCCCAATGCAATCCCTAGGTTGGCAGCCCGAGAGCTGGAATAGCTGATAAGACCGCTACCGATCAGCGCCAATGTGCCCACAATCAAAACGTAACATTGGTCCAGGTTGAGATCATTGCGCAAATTGAAAATGGTTAGCCCGATGACGAGGGTTCCATCCGAATATCGATCCAAGACCGAATCTAGAAAAGCGCCCGCTCTGGTTGCCTGTCCACCAAGTCTGGCAACTTGTCCATCCACGCCATCAAAGACCTGGGCAAGGCCGGCAAAAAAGCCACCCCAAAAACCTGCGCCAGAAGCGAACAGAACCCCTGCGAACATTCCGTTGATCATCGAAAAAACGGTAATCATCCAAGGTTTCAACCAATTCCATTTGATTATCTCATTGGTGATTCTGGACGAGAGGTTAAGTTTGATCCATTTAAGAATAAATCGATCAGTTGGTTTGGTTTTCCAATCTGACGTAACGTTGTCTGGCATAAAATATCCAACCGATCGGACGCACGAACAATTCAAAAGAGAAACATAACTACTATTATGATAATATCAAAAGTCTTTAAGACCTGTCCATCGAAACTATCGGGCCATTAAGGCGAGAGTAGCTTCCTCCCAAATTTATTCTACCTAAAGGAAGAGGATCAATGAGAAAAATCAAAATCGCCATAATCGGTGTCGGCAACTGCTCGAGCGCATTGTTGCAGGGGATTTATCATTATAGCGGTAATTCCCCGGTTAACATAATTGGATTAATGCATCCTATGATTGGGCATTATGAGCCCTCGGACATTGAAGTCGTCGCAGCCTTTGATATAGACGCCCGTAAAGTGGGGAAGGACATTTCGCAGGCGCTGTTCAGCCCCCCAAATTGCTGTGTCCGAATTGTGGATCGTTTACCTGATATGGGAGTGACTGTAGGAATGGGATCAATCCTTGACGGCCTTTCCTCACACATGAGCGATTATCCGGAGGATCGGACGTTTCAATTGTCTTCCGAGAAGGAGGCTTGTCGAGAGGACATTGTTTCGGTTCTGAAGGAATCCCAGGCAGACATAATGCTCAACTATCTGCCGGTAGGCTCGGATCTGGCGTCAAAATTCTACGCGGAATGCGCGTTGTCAGCCGGCTTGGGGTTCATAAACAATATTCCGGTATTCATCGCTAGTGACTCAGTTTGGGAACACCGGTTCAAGATCAGTGGTTTACCAATCCTTGGTGACGACATTAAATCACAGATGGGCGCTACAATTGTTCACCGAGTCCTGTCGGATCTTTTCGCGAAGAGAGGGGTAAAAATTGATCGCACTTACCAGCTTAATGTCGGAGGAAACACTGATTTTCTGAACATGATGAATCGAGACAGGCTTAAATCAAAAAAAATTTCCAAGACCGAGGCAGTTCAGTCCGTACTAGCGGAAAATCTGGATGATTGCAACATTCATGTCGGCCCGAGCGACTATGTCCCATGGCTCAAGGACAACAAAATTTGCTTTGTCCGTATAGAAGGAAGAATATTTGGCGGTATTCCCATAGACCTTGAACTTAGGCTGTCAGTTGAAGATTCTCCTAATTCCGCAGGGGTCGCAGTGGACGCGATTCGGTGCTGCAAACTTGCCCTGGATAATGGAATTGGGGGAGTTCTTGAAGGCCCTTCGGCATATTTCATGAAGAGGCCGCCAGTACAGTTCCCTGACGACGAAGCTTTCAGGTTAACCGAGGCTTTTATCAAAGGGAACAGTAGGTTTGAGCCTTAACTTGGACGTCAGGTTCCAATCTTTGATTAGCGCCGCTATGCTCTTGGGAACCAGGTGCTCCCAGGGTTCGTTTAACGCAATGCGGCGGCGCACTTCTGAACCAGTGATACCTTTTTCGGTCGCGGGTTTTTCCCACAGCACTCTGGTATGCAAACCACCACTCTTGAGAAGCTCCAGTTTTCTTTGACCCCACCTGTCATACACTGTTATGTAAGCCACAGCGCTCATGGGAACGTAATAGCAGTAAGTTTCAGGGGTATTTATCGGAAAAGGAACTATCGAGAAATCCATGCATGAAATTCCGTTTTCCCTCATGACGTATTTGAGCATAACGTAGCGTTCAAAATAGGTAAGGGGGTTCGAAGAAACAAGGCTACGATGAGGATCCGAAGAATCATCCTTGAAATAGGTTGGATCGGGGTTTGTTATGCCGATTACAAGATTGTCGCAGAGAGATTTTCCTGCAAGCACATACTTGAGGTGATCATTATGGAAGACCTGAAAACGACCGATCACAATGCCGGTTTTGTCCAAGGTTTTCTCCGCTAGAAACCCATATCACAGCTTATGCCTTACGCCGGAGGATATCCAGTTTCAAATAGGGAAACTTTGCGAGCAATCTGTAAACACTCCCTCGCCATCATGAGTTCTTCGTTGGCCCTGACAACAAGAATTTTGACGGCGGAAGAACCGCTAGAGATTTCCTGAACCGGGTTTTCCATGTCCAGATGCTTTACTCCTGAGTTTTTCATAGGTTCAATCACAAAACCAAGATTTTGAGATCCTGCCACGATCTTTTCCCTAACAACGGAACTATTTTCTCCAATTCCACCGGTAAAGACCAACACCTCGCACCCTCCGAGCGCCATCAACATGGAGCCCATCGAACGCTTAACCTTGTAACAGAACGCCTTGAATGCAAGAGAAGCCTGTGGATTCCCTTGAATAGCGGCAGCCTCAATTTCTCGCATGTCTCTGCTTAACCCACTTATCCCGAGCAGGCCGGATTGTTTGGACAGCATGTTGGTAAGCTGACTGGGAGAAAGGTTTTCCTCTTCCATGATGATTGGAATCAATCCAGGATCAACATCACCGCATCGGGTTCCCATTATGAGGCCCTCTATAGCGCTAATTCCCAGACTTGTGTCGATGGACTTCCCATATTTTATGGCGCATACGCTACACCCATTTCCCAAATGACATGTGATAATCTTTAACTTCTCCAGAGGAAGATTTAGGAATTTTGCGGCTTCATGAGCCGCAAATGCGTGAGAATTTCCATGATAGCCAGTTCTCTTGTAACCCTTCTCGGAAAAATATCTGTATGGAAGGCCGTAAATGGCAGCCTCGTCTGGAATGTCTCGGTGAAAAGAGTTATCAAACACCGCGACATGAATCGCATGAGGCATTCTGCGCATGCACTCTTCCATTTCAAGAATCATTGCTGGGTGGTGTAGCGGGAAGAAGCGGTTCATGGACCGAACTTGGGCAAGGACTTCCGGCGCTATGATAACCGATTCCAGAAATTTACCCCCATGAGCGACTCTATGAGCAATCGCGGGAATTTCTGATAACGCCGAAATTGACCCTGTCGCCAACAGTTGGAACAACGTGTCCAGCGCTGCTCCAAAGTCTGGAATGTTTACACTGATCTCCTCGGAGCGTCCACCTTGTTCTTGAAAACTTAGAATGGAACCTGAAATTCCAATTCTATCAACCATGCCCGAGATTAGGACTCTTTCGTCATTCATTTCGAACAGGATGAATTTGAGAGATGAACTCCCACTATTCAGCACCAAAATCTTCATAATCAGGTCCCTACATGTTAAAAAGCTTTCTCCAGGTTGAAACACCTTTAAAGCCTACATTTTCAGGCTCCCAGCGGTTATTGGCCGACAGAAATCTGGGACGCCAGTCACCGACAAGTATAAAAGAGCCCCAATAGTACGGGTGTGAAGTTCCCTGGCTATGCAGCATCGCGAGTTTGGCCTTTCTCAGGGCGTCGGCTTTGGATCCATCCTTGAGATCTTTGTACATTTCAAAAAGTAACTTTTCAGCATGGTCCTCGCTTATTTGCCATGTGCTCAGGATGACAGAATCAGCGCCGGCGAATATTAATCCCCGAGCTAAGTCAAATGGGCCGTTGCTGGCTAGGTTCACGTTTTTGCCCGTGGTTAAGGTTGTAGATATTACAACGAGATCAGCGTTAAGTCTTAAACCGAATACCTCTCCCAACTCAAGAAAACCGTCATTTTCCTTGTCTCCGTAGAGGGAGAATATAATACCGGGTTGCCGTTGAGATCTGCCCAATCCATTCCAGAACACACTATATGCTCCCAGATGTATGTACATGTAACGACTCAAATCCGCTTTCTTGAAAAGTGTTTCGGTTGCTTGAGGACCCAGGTACGTTTGGGTAGGGCCGCCTAGAACCTTGGTAATTTCAATAATTTCCTTTCTGGTTGCCTGCAATGGTTTGAGGAAGGCGTAGTTCGCGTCCGGTGTGTTTTGATGGGTGTTCATGGCTGACAACAGCCTGTGGGAGCCCGGATTCTGTTCCAGGGACTTATTCGAATCGTTGAAGACTGGATCCCCAAACGCCGCAAGAGTCCAGCCGGGTTTCTTAACCGGTCTCTTGCTTCTGTAAAGACAAAGAGAGTAAGACGATTCAGCGTAACAGAAGGCGTACTTTTCCAACAAATATGTTGGCTGGTCATTTGCGGACCAGAACCTTTTGTTCTCGTGGGATTTTGAATCGACAAGAATTTCGAATGGAACCCAGCACAGGGGACCGTTAGGTATTACCACAACGGTTTTTTTTCCTTTCATGGTATATTCTACCGGCTTAATTATTTTCGAGTAGAGTTTATAGGCGACGGACGGGTCCCAGCTTGCGAGGGTCTCGTGCTTCTGGAGGGGACGAACGAGGAGTTCGACGTCTTTCTCTATTTCTGAAAGCGGATAATCGACTGAAAAGGTATGAAATCGGAATTTGTCTACAGCGAAAATGTAGGTTCGACCACGTGTGACCATGTACTCTAGCAACACTTCGTCAGGGTCTAGATCTTTTTGAATCTGATGGATAGACATGGATTTGGGTTTGGTCAGGTTCACATATGAAGGATATTCCTTGGAGAGTTGCTCCCGCAGGTTCGAGAAAGCTGTTTCCTTTTTGCGCCTCTCGTCGAGAAGTCTTTTCATCAATTCAGCGTTGGGGTGTATTTTCGACCTTTGCTCCATCAACTTCAGATTCAATTTATTCAGACTTAATTTCAAACTCTTTTCTTTGATGATCAAATCATTCGGCACATTCGAAAAACTTGGGACGTTAATCTTCAAGAGAGTATTCTCAAAGGATGCGGCTTTCAGCCTTTCAATGAGCCTCAAGGCCTGGTTATCGTACGCTCCGTCGGGATCCTTCTTAGCCAGCGTCATGAGGACTCGAAGTGTTGTCTCAAAAAGAGCTGATGTGCCACCAAATATGAAATCATCATCTTCAGACTCTTCTGAAAAATCAGCGTCCATGGAATCTACAATATTGAGAGCCTTTCTATAGGCCTCCAACGCTTCTCCAAACGCCTTTTTTTCTTCGAGGGTTCTGCCCATTATGAAATAGGCTTTCCACAACATGCTTCTGTCTTCGGACGTTTGAGCTATGTCGATGGCTCGTTTGATGTTAGAGACAGATTGATCGAAATCTGACATTGTGGCGTTTACAAGGGCTATTTGAAGAACATTTTCATTGACGCCTCTTTTGTCTCCGGTTTTGGTTCTAATATCCATTGCGTCCGAGTAGTTTTCCAAAGCTGTTCTGAGCCGTCCCTGCACCTGATTGAGAGTCCCCATTCTTGTCAAGACCCTGGCTTCATTAGACGAATCCTTTGTGTCTCTGGTCAAAGTCAGAGCTTTCTGTAGATATTTAAGGCTGTTGTCAGGATCTTTCAGTTTCGACATCACGTCGGCCAAACGAATAAGCTGAACTTTCTGATTGTTGAGGTTTCCAGACTCGGAGCTTATTCGCAAGGCGTCTTCCAAGAAATCTCGCGCTTTGGAATATTCCTCCATGCCATAATAAATAGTTCCGATTCGATCGTATATTTTTCCAACAAATCTGTCGGTTCCCGCTGTTTGTGAACCACCCAAGGCTCTGTGGTAGTGGGCAAGGGCCCTGTCATAGTCTTTGAATCCCTGATAGATTTCAGCAAGATAGAAATCGACCTCTTGAGATTGGGATGATGTGATATTATGTTCAGCCCGAATCCGGGTCGCCTCGTTTAAATCTTTTAATGCGCCTTCATAATCTTCCATTTTAGCGAGAATAATGCCTCTTGCCCCTAGAGCCCAAGACAATCCTTTGTAGTCCTGATGCTTTTCTAGTTGATCTGAAGCCTGATTAAGAATATTGAGGGCTTTCTGGAAGTTTCCCTTTTCTTCAAACACCGAAGCGATCCTCAAATTGATTGAGGAAATTGCTCTGGAATCTTTGGTCTTTTTTGCCAATTCCATTGCTTTATTAAGACAATCTAGGGCTTCGTTGTAATTTTTTCTCGCCTTGGCTACCGTGGCGGTCTCTGAAAGTATGGCTAGGCTCCCGACCGGATTATAGATTCTCTTGTTGTAAATTTCCGCCTCTTTCAGGGCAGCCGCCCCTTCGTCAATTTCTCCACGAGCCAGGCGGAGAGAAGCTATGCTAATAAGATCCGTTGCGATTCCTCGAATATCTGAAGTCTCCCTATGCAATTGAAGGGCCTTTTGGAACTTTTCCATAGCCACCTGGTTGGAGCCTCCTGCGGCATCCAGATTTCCCAGATTTGTCAAAGCGTCGGCCTCGCCCTTTTTGTCTGACACCTCACGATAAATATTCAGGGCTTTCTGAAGATTCTGTAGAGCTTCGGTGTTTTGTGAATGGCGTCTATAAATATTTGCCAGATTTGCCAGGTTTGCGGCATATCCCCTCAAATCACCAATGGATTTTCGAAGCTCCATCGCTTTG is part of the Desulfomonilaceae bacterium genome and harbors:
- a CDS encoding MFS transporter, whose translation is MLEFVTNTRFLVLAASNFFLFLVVSAWSFLSIFVSELGANTGDIGVLMASAGITSLGVLPFIAPLIDRYGRKGFMVVGIFVVGISNLAFMLFHYYSPWMLIIRLIQGLAFAACFNACSTALVDLLPFNKRVQGIGLYGISGSLAVAVGPYLGETVIIHFGFNAYFALLATFGIVGACLGLAFKEPFICIQSRVSKVRFFPTVIQGKHVAMMSLVAVFGSGFAAMNTFFPLYAKSLGIRAGIFFTSYGATLIIVRLVLGNVVDRMNRDRLILVCLLGFGALLVATSQIQSMIQTIYLGILFGATQGLSYPAMMARMVDKSNDANRAIVVSLFTGSFGVGINLSVLLWGFIGKINGLPFMFAFGGSLMFVTALICIIAFFLHKESVVGKRATSGKPG
- a CDS encoding CDP-alcohol phosphatidyltransferase family protein, whose translation is MPDNVTSDWKTKPTDRFILKWIKLNLSSRITNEIIKWNWLKPWMITVFSMINGMFAGVLFASGAGFWGGFFAGLAQVFDGVDGQVARLGGQATRAGAFLDSVLDRYSDGTLVIGLTIFNLRNDLNLDQCYVLIVGTLALIGSGLISYSSSRAANLGIALGRPTLASKGSRTAFVALSGLLSPISFLVPLCALIYLAIHTNAVVVYRILRVMRTPEPQKRI
- a CDS encoding inositol-3-phosphate synthase, with the protein product MRKIKIAIIGVGNCSSALLQGIYHYSGNSPVNIIGLMHPMIGHYEPSDIEVVAAFDIDARKVGKDISQALFSPPNCCVRIVDRLPDMGVTVGMGSILDGLSSHMSDYPEDRTFQLSSEKEACREDIVSVLKESQADIMLNYLPVGSDLASKFYAECALSAGLGFINNIPVFIASDSVWEHRFKISGLPILGDDIKSQMGATIVHRVLSDLFAKRGVKIDRTYQLNVGGNTDFLNMMNRDRLKSKKISKTEAVQSVLAENLDDCNIHVGPSDYVPWLKDNKICFVRIEGRIFGGIPIDLELRLSVEDSPNSAGVAVDAIRCCKLALDNGIGGVLEGPSAYFMKRPPVQFPDDEAFRLTEAFIKGNSRFEP
- a CDS encoding acetate kinase yields the protein MKILVLNSGSSSLKFILFEMNDERVLISGMVDRIGISGSILSFQEQGGRSEEISVNIPDFGAALDTLFQLLATGSISALSEIPAIAHRVAHGGKFLESVIIAPEVLAQVRSMNRFFPLHHPAMILEMEECMRRMPHAIHVAVFDNSFHRDIPDEAAIYGLPYRYFSEKGYKRTGYHGNSHAFAAHEAAKFLNLPLEKLKIITCHLGNGCSVCAIKYGKSIDTSLGISAIEGLIMGTRCGDVDPGLIPIIMEEENLSPSQLTNMLSKQSGLLGISGLSRDMREIEAAAIQGNPQASLAFKAFCYKVKRSMGSMLMALGGCEVLVFTGGIGENSSVVREKIVAGSQNLGFVIEPMKNSGVKHLDMENPVQEISSGSSAVKILVVRANEELMMARECLQIARKVSLFETGYPPA
- a CDS encoding tetratricopeptide repeat protein gives rise to the protein MKNRFWLILGMYSLCLFMTLYSVPSSKASEMANTPESAPARKSTSESVVNLLKSGDEQAKKGDWELSLDTNKSAIEQSTSIRDKKLEALAYRGAAVACYHLGRLDEAMDFSEKTIEINRALRNAKGRSLDLILAGKISLARQNYPKALTQFEEAQRILPTSESSEAPGLMRDLAEVNIKLLRLPEATAILNRLGAYYSKNNDLDQAARIWAQEGDLCLMKGDYGNAAILLKKAEKTFSELKEDKELGQTLYRLAYLAFISGDFKQTKSYLDSAKQHVSADDEKWPVALQAAIKAMNSFDHGSSDQASKELAQAGVMLAQGQHILLKSRIQMLQAKVETELCNWKMADDCASTALQEFKKLSNLDGEAEAEQTLAQIYFRQSSLKEALDHSQRSFDIYRKLKNKDRTVDCRILIAEINEILGNPAVTLKQLKDALEESKSGIDPRTSNYLRLAVAKFRVTRENTEKALESALEAKKDFETANDQRGVAEADLVLGFAYELGGNIPKASESLQEALGISQKLGDRFAQGKELTALGVIYKNSGDLEKAQEIFLKAMELRKSIGDLRGYAANLANLANIYRRHSQNTEALQNLQKALNIYREVSDKKGEADALTNLGNLDAAGGSNQVAMEKFQKALQLHRETSDIRGIATDLISIASLRLARGEIDEGAAALKEAEIYNKRIYNPVGSLAILSETATVAKARKNYNEALDCLNKAMELAKKTKDSRAISSINLRIASVFEEKGNFQKALNILNQASDQLEKHQDYKGLSWALGARGIILAKMEDYEGALKDLNEATRIRAEHNITSSQSQEVDFYLAEIYQGFKDYDRALAHYHRALGGSQTAGTDRFVGKIYDRIGTIYYGMEEYSKARDFLEDALRISSESGNLNNQKVQLIRLADVMSKLKDPDNSLKYLQKALTLTRDTKDSSNEARVLTRMGTLNQVQGRLRTALENYSDAMDIRTKTGDKRGVNENVLQIALVNATMSDFDQSVSNIKRAIDIAQTSEDRSMLWKAYFIMGRTLEEKKAFGEALEAYRKALNIVDSMDADFSEESEDDDFIFGGTSALFETTLRVLMTLAKKDPDGAYDNQALRLIERLKAASFENTLLKINVPSFSNVPNDLIIKEKSLKLSLNKLNLKLMEQRSKIHPNAELMKRLLDERRKKETAFSNLREQLSKEYPSYVNLTKPKSMSIHQIQKDLDPDEVLLEYMVTRGRTYIFAVDKFRFHTFSVDYPLSEIEKDVELLVRPLQKHETLASWDPSVAYKLYSKIIKPVEYTMKGKKTVVVIPNGPLCWVPFEILVDSKSHENKRFWSANDQPTYLLEKYAFCYAESSYSLCLYRSKRPVKKPGWTLAAFGDPVFNDSNKSLEQNPGSHRLLSAMNTHQNTPDANYAFLKPLQATRKEIIEITKVLGGPTQTYLGPQATETLFKKADLSRYMYIHLGAYSVFWNGLGRSQRQPGIIFSLYGDKENDGFLELGEVFGLRLNADLVVISTTLTTGKNVNLASNGPFDLARGLIFAGADSVILSTWQISEDHAEKLLFEMYKDLKDGSKADALRKAKLAMLHSQGTSHPYYWGSFILVGDWRPRFLSANNRWEPENVGFKGVSTWRKLFNM